The Acidobacteriota bacterium region GTGACGGTGCCGACGAACTCCTCGCGGTTGGCGAGCAGCATCTCGCGCACGCTCGCCGGCCCGTTCAGCTCCCGCCCGCTGGGCAGCGTGCCCGAGGTCTGCTCCAACGGCAACTCCCGATAGCCGCCGATGGCGTCGAACCCCTCGAGCGCGAAGCCGAGCGGGTCCATCCGAACGTGGCAGCTCGCGCAGACCGGATCGGTCCGGTGCCGCTCCATCCGCTCGCGGACCGACCGGGGGCGGCTCTCCGGATCCGACGGATCGGCCACCGAATCCGAATCTTCCAACCCCGGCACGTCCGCCGGCGGGGGAGGCGGCGGCGCGCCGAGCAGGTTCTCCAGCACCCAGACCCCCCGTTTCACCGGCGACGTCCGGTTGGCGTAGGAGGTCGCGGTCAGCACGCTGCCCTGGCCCAGGATGCCGCGGCGCCGCTCGTCCGGCAGCGTGACCCGCCGGAAGTGGTTCCCCTCGACGTCGGGGATGCCGTAGTGCTTCGCCAGGCGCTCGTTGGCGAAGGTGTAATCGGAGGTCAGCACCTCGATGACGCTGCGGTCTTCCTTGATCTGGCTCTCGAACCACAGCTCGGTCTCGCGCGTGAACGCCTCGCGCAGGTTGCCGTCGAACTCGGGGAACGCGACCGGGTCCGGCTTGACCGACCGCATGTTCCGCAGGAACAGCCACTGGCCGGCGAAATTGTCGACCAGGGCGTCGGCCTTCGGATCGGCCAGCATGCGCCGCACCTGCGCTCCCAGCACGCCCTCGTCCCGGAGCACCCCGCGCGCCGCCGCGTCCAGCAGCTCGTCGTCCGGAATGCTGCTCCAGAGGAAGAACGACAGGCGGGAGGCCAGCTCCAGGTCCGAGATGCGGTACGGCTCGCCGGGCGCGGCCGCCGCCGGATCCTGCTCGATGCGGAACAGGAACTCCGGGTCGACCAGGATGGCCCGCAACGCGAACTCGACGCCCGACTCGAAGCCGCCCTTCGCGTGTCCCACGTCGTAGAACGCCATCAGGGCGGCGACGTCGTCGTCCGTGACCGGCCGCCGGAACGCGCGACGGGCCAGCGTGGCCAGAATCTCCTCCGCGCAGGCCGGCTCTGCCGACGCGTTGTCCGGCGCGCAGGTGAAGATGCGCTCGCGGCTCGGCGTGGCTGCGTCAACCGCCGCCGTGGCGCCGTTGAACGGCCCCTCGATCTCGACGATCCAGACTGCCATCGGCGCGTCGCGGTCCCCCGCATAGTGGTAGGTCTCGGCCGCGCTCACCGGCTCGAGGACCCCCTCCGGCAGTGCGCTCCGACGCAGGAACGACAGCGCCACCTCGCGCATCCCCGCCTGCACCGGCATCCGGAACCGCAGGTCGGAGTCGGCGTTGCGCTCGTAGGGGGTCAGGTTGAAGACCGCGTTCCAGGCCTCGCGCTGCCCGTCGGCGCCGATCTCGAAGCGGGCGACGCGGGCGCGGTCGAGCCGCACCTCCAACGTGTTGCGGCGCTGCAGCCCCTTGATGGCGTCGCCGTGCGTCCGCTCCAGCGTGACCCTGATCTCGTACTCTCCGTCGACCGGAAAGTAGTGCCGGGTCGCAAACCCGCCGCGGCTGCCGAACGGGTGCATCTCGCTCATCCGCGCGTGCTGCATCAGCACCGGCGACGTGGTGTAGACCGCGGTGGTCGACCGGATGGACGGGTCGCCTACAGCCGTCTCGGCGATCTTGCCGGCCGCAAGCATGTAGCGTTCGAGCAGGGCCGGCGACAGCGACAGGACGTCGGCGATGTTGTCGAAGCCGTAGCTCAGATCGTCGGCCGGCAGCAGCTCGCGGCCATCGATCTCCAGGGCCAGCAGATCGCGGATGGCATTGGTGTACTCCGTCCGGTTCAATCGGTGCACGGTCTCGGTGCCCGGGTTCAGGTCGGCAGCGGCGTCACGGTCGAGCCCCGCCTCGATCCATTCGACGAACCCGCCGTACGTCGCGTCGTCCGGACGCGGCCGACGCGGCGGCGGCATCTCCCGCGCCCGCAGCTTGCGGATCACTTTCTCCCAGACTTCCGCGCCCTCGCCCACGTGGACCATGTCGAGCGACTCGAGCGTCAGCCCGGCCGTCCGCAGGCGATCGTTGTGGCAGGTGGTGCAGTACCGATCCAGGACGGCTCGGTACTCGGCGCTTCCGGCGGCGTGCGTCGCGGACGCTTCCGCGGGAACCTCGGGCGGCTGACCGGCGGCATGCGCCGCGGGTGGCGCAACGAACAGAACGGCCAGCGCGACGACCGCCGCCGATACGGACAAACGTCGGAAAATCGCGAGCACTGGACGCCTCACTCTCGATATGGCGGCGAGATCAGCCCCAAAGTATCCGTGCATTATCCGAATCAACCGCCTCGGGTGTCAACCCGGGCGCCACGGAGGCACCACCCTTCCCGCGGAACCGGAGGGCCGGTTTCCTGCGGGGCCCAGGGGGCCCCCGACTTCGAGTCCTTACGGACGCTCCGCAGCTTCGGCCTGTGCGCCGGCGAGGATGTTGTACAGGCCGTAGTTGCCCTCGTGGCACGCATACTCGTACAGCCGGCCGCCGGACCGCGTCATCGTCATCTCGACGCTCCAGGGGCGGGTGAACGCGGTCCGATCGTCGACCGTGAAGCGATAGAGCAGCGTGTCCGCATCGAGCAGGCTGAAGCGTTCGAGCAAGTGAAGATCCGCGCCCAGGGCCTCGAGCAGCTCCATGTTGGGCGCCGGGTGCGCGGTGCCGAGATCCCTGAAGTTCCGGGTCTCGACGACGAGCGTATCGCCCTCCCAGCGGCCTCGCGAATCGCCCCGCCACTGGCGCACCTCGCCGGTCAGCGACGGCTGCCCATCCAGCGGGACGAGCCGCACGTCGTTCACCATCTCGTTGAGAATCGCCACGTGCCCCGGCGTCTGGAACAACTGCACGAAGTTGTTGTACGCCCCGGGGATCATCGGCGGCCCGGAATTGAAGCCGAGGATGCACCGCTCGTCCACGTCGCGGTCCTCGGGGCCGGCGTTCCGGCCGCGCGCCTGCGCGCGGGCGGCCATGCGCGACCTCCCCTCGGGCAGGTACGAGGGCAGCCGCCCGTCCGGCGGGTCGACGATGAGCGACGTGCGGCGGGTCCCGACGACCGTCGTGCCGTCGTCGAACCAGAACCGGTTGTAGCTGCCGGGATCGCCCGGGCGCGGCGCAGCGTCTACCCGCGCGGCGGCCCGCGCCTCGAGCGCCGACACGTCCTCGTCGGTAAGGAACTCCCGGCCCGCCAGATCGGCGGGTCGTTGAAGCGGCGTCAGGGAGCTGAAGTCCCACACGCCCTGCAGGTCGGGCCGGCCGTCCGGCGCGCGCGGCACGGACGACGCGGCGGACGCTGCCGGCTGCGCGGCGGCGAGTGACGGCGCCAGCGCTCCCGACGCGATCACGACGAGGAAAAACCGCCCCACGACAGCAAGCCGTACGTTCATCTGGATATCCCCTTTCGCCGCCACGATCGGTTACCGCAGAGAATAACCTGTCCGACAACCGTCGCTTGCGCGCAGCCGGACGGCGGCGGACTATAATCGGTCGGAAATGCGCCCGTTCACAGTGCTTGCGGCCGGCATGCTGGTCGTTCTGTTCGCGACGCCGTTCGCCGCCGACGCGCAGTCGCGCGACGCGCCCATCCCGTACGACGTCGGCCAGAGCGCGAGCCCCTCGTTCGAGGGCTGGTACCCCAACGACGACGGCTCGTTCTCGCTGTCGTTCGGCTACTTCAACCGCAATTACGAGCAGACGCTCGATATCCCGATCGGCCCGGCCAACCACTTCACCGCCGGCCCCGAGGATCGCGGCCAGCCGACGCACCTGCTGCCGCGCCGGCACACCGGCGTGTTCACGGTGGTGGTTCCCGCCGACTTCGGCGACCGGACGCTGACCTGGTCGCTCACCGCCGGCGGCGAGACGTTCGCCGTCCCCGGCCACCTGCGGCCGGAGTGGCGGATCGACGCGCTGGAGGAGGTGACCAGCGGCAACCGGCCGCCCGAGCTCTCGTTCGATGCCGACGAAGACGAGACCCGCGTCGGCCAGGGCCCCGGCGGCGTGCGGCAGTCGCTGACCGCGGCCGTCGGCGCGCCGCTGACGCTCGCGATCCGGGTCCGGGACGACCGGGTTCAGAAGCAGAGCCTGCAGGGACGTCCGACCCGCATGGGCCTCGTCTGGAGCAAGTACCGCGGCCCGGGAACCGTCGAGATCGCCGATCCGGCGCCGGAGATCCCGGAGGGCGGCCTGACCACGACGAGCGTCACCTTCGGCGAGCCGGGCGACTACGTGCTGCGCGCGCTGGCCTGGGACGACTCGGGCGGGCAGGGCGCCATCATGGCCGGCGGCTTTCAGTGCTGCTGGACCAACGCGTACGTCGACGTTCGTGTAGAGTGATCGATTCGGGGCCGCGCCCGCGGCTACAACGACCCATGACGGCGGAGAAACAGCCATGAAGACGCACAGGCTCGTGCTCGCGGCGGTTGCCTCGATTCTGGCCGGCGGCGCCCTGCCGGCGACGGCGCAGACGGCCGGCTCGAACGACGTCACGTTCGCAAGGGACATCGCACCGATTCTGCAGCGAAGCTGCCAGGCGTGCCACCGCAGCGGCAGCATGGCGCCGATGTCGCTGGTCACCTACCAGGAGGTGCGGCCCTGGGCCCGCGCCATCCGCGAGAAGGTGGCCGAGCGCAGCATGCCGCCGTGGCACATCGACAAGACGGTCGGCATCCGCGACTTCGCCAACGACATCTCGCTGAGCGACGCGGAGATCGCCGCGGTCGTGCGCTGGGTGGACGCCGGGGCGCCGCTCGGCAACCCGGACGACCTGCCGCCGCCGATCGAGTGGCCGGCGGACGACATCTGGCGCCTCGCCGCCGAGTACGAGGAGCTCGGCGAGCCGGACCTCGTGGTCCGCTCGACCCCGTGGACGCAGCCGGCCGAGGGCCAGGACCAGTGGTACCAGCCCGTGGTCGAGACCGGGCTGACCGAGGATCGCTGGGTCAAGGCGCTCGAGGTGCGGCCGTCTCTGGAGGGCCGTCCCATCGTGCATCACGCGGTCACCTACCTGATGCAGGAGGAGAGCCCGGAGGACTTCGAGGCGGCCGTCGACGTGCCGGGCACCGGCTCCTACTTCACCGAGTTCGCGGTCGGCAAGATCGGCGACGTCTTCCGCGACAACACCGGCAAGCTGCTGAAGGCCGGCTCGCGGATCCGCTACGACCTCCACTACCACTCGGTGGGCGAGGAGATCACCGACTCGACGGAGCTCGGCATCTGGCTGTACCCGAAGGGCTACGTGCCGAAGTACCGCGTCTACGCGCAGGCGATGGGCGTGCGGCAGGCCATGCAGACGCTCGACATCCCGCCCGGCCAGGTGACCGAGCACGAGGCGTTCGTCCCGCTGCGGTTCCCGGCGCGGCTCGAGAACTTCCAGCCGCACATGCACATTCGAGGCAAGTCGATGGCGATGGAGGCGATCTACCCGAACGGCCGTACGGAGATGCTCAACTACGTCGACAAGTTCGACTTCAACTGGCACGTCAACTACGTCTACGCCGACCACTCCGCGCCGATCCTGCCGGCGGGCACCGTCATCAAGATCACGGCGTGGCACGACAACAGCACCGGCAACCGCGCCAACCCGGATCCGACGCAGTGGGTCGGCTGGGGCCAGCGCAGCTACGACGACATGTACCACGCGCACGTGAACGTGGTGTACCTCACCGACGAGGACTACGAGCAGATCGTCGCCGAGCGGACCGCGGCGACGGACAACGACTAGCGCACGCTCCGGCTTTCGACCACGGAAGGACGCCGCTCATGCCGGGCGGCGTCCTTCACGTCAGGGGCGAAATCGCCGGTCGACGGCCGGCGCAAGGTGCAGCAACGGCCATGACTCTCACCCGCCTGCGTCCTGCGATCGCGACCTGCGCCGTTCTGCTCCTGACCGTATCCCAACCTCTCGACGAGACCGCGGCCGAGACTTCAGCCGGAGGCGGCTCGCAGTCGGCTTCCGTGCCGACGTTCGAGGTCGACCCCTTCTGGCCGCGGGAGCTGCCCGCGGACTGGCTCCTCGGCAACGTCGTGGGCGTCGCCACCGATTCGAGCGACAACGTCTGGATCATCCACCGGCCGAACAGCCAGCGGGGGGGTGAGCACACACCGCCGGTGATCGCTTTCGACCCCGCCGGTAACGTCATCCACGCCTGGGGCAGCCCCGGCGACGGCTACGACTGGGGAACCCAAACGCACGGCATCCACGTCGACCATGAAGACAACGTCTGGGTCGGCTTCGGCGGCGGGCTCCCCTACGACCTGTCGACCCGTGCCACGACCGACAACGCGCACGTTCTGAAGTTCACGCCGGAGGGCGAGTTCCTGTTGCAGATCGGCGACTTCGGCAGGGGCACCGAAGGAAGTGGCAGCACGGAGTTCCTCGGCCAGCCGACGGACGTGTTCGTCGACCCCGCGAGCGACGAGGTCTATATCAGCGACGGCTATACCAACCGGCGGTTGATCGTCTTCGACTCGAACAGGGGTGAGTACAGGCGTCACTGGAGCGCCTACGGCAATCCGCCGGACGATGGGTTGCAGCCCCGCTTCTCGCGGGACGGGCCGCTGCCGCAGCAGTTCAACACGCCGCACTGCGTCGGCCGCGCGGCGGACGGCCGCGTCTACGTCTGCGACCGCGGGAACCAGCGGCTGCAGGTGTTCGAACCGGATGGCACATTCGTGGCCGAAGCGCTGATCGCCGCGGAACTGCGTAACGGAACCGTCGGCGGCACACCGTGGGACCTGGCGTTCTCACGCGATCCAGCCCAGCGTTTCATCTTCGTCGCTGACGGCAGCAGCCACGCGGTCCACACGTTGTCGCGGGAGACGCTCGAGGTCGTGGCCACGTTCGGCCGCCGCGGGCGGTGGGCGGGCCAGTTCGAATCGCCCCACAGCCTCGCCATCGATTCCCGGGGCAACCTCTTCGTCGGTGAGACCCTCGACGGCCGTCGCGTGCAGAAGTTCGTGCCGGCCCGGTGAGCCGTCAGCCGGACTTGCGGCCCACCACCACCGTCATTCCCACCTCGCGCCAGACGCACTCGGCGTCGAAGCCGGCCGAGGCAACGGCCGCCAGCTCGTCCTCGAGCGGGAAGTAGGTGTCCTCCTCAGCCCACTCCTCGAAGTGCCGGAAGGCCCGCTCCCGGGTGATGCCCTGTCTCACCATGTGATCGGCCCAGGCGCTCCAGATCGCTTCGCCCGCCGCCGGATCCGCCGGCATAGTGGCGTCGGCGTTGACGAAGACGCCGCCTGGATCGAGCGCATCGTGGATCCGCCGGTAGAGTGCCCGCTTGGCCTCCAGCGTCGGCACGTGGTGCAGCGCCAGGGACGCCGCAGCGCCGCTGCAGCGCGGCAACGCCGCGAGGAACGACGTTTCGGTGAAACGGACGCGCCCTGCGTAGGGCTCGAGCCTCGTCCGGGCCCGCGCGAGCATCTCCCGGTCCACGTCGATCAACTCGACGGTCCCGCTCGCGCCCGACTCGAGAATCGCCTCGGCGAGAGCCCCGGTGCCGCCCCCGAGGTCGAGCACCAGGCCCGAGGCCACGCGCACCAACTCGCGGGCGGCCACGTGGAGCATTTCCTCGTAACCGGGAATGAACTGCCGGATCGTCGCGTCGTAGGCGTCGATGGCGACGCGCAGATGACGGCGTACGGAGTGGGATGTGTCGTCCGCCATGCCCGATTGCCGGCCGCCAGGCCGACGCTAACGAGTGAGCCCGAAGATGTCGGTCCCTGGGGCCGGCAGCGGCGACGCCGGCGCACTGGGGTTCATGGGGTGACGGCGGCGCTCCTCACGGCGTGACGGTGACGATGACGTCGGCGGTCGTGGCCAGGCCTCCGTCGTGCGCGATGGCGCGCAGCACGTAGTCGCCCGGCTCGGCGAACGTGGCCTCGGCGACCCAGCGGCCGTCCTCCGGCGGCTCGGGCGTCTTCCACCCGGGCGACCAGGGAGAATCGACGTTGTCGCGGGTGTCTTCCCAGACCTTGATCTGCGGTGGGTCGAACGTCACCGTCCCGGCGCCCCGGTAAACGAACCACGACAGGCGGTGGCCGGTGGCGGTGTCGGTGGTAATGGGACGGGGATAGCGCGGATTCGACGAGATGGACCGGGCCCTCGGCTTGCCGTCATCGGTCGACAGCGCTACGAGTGACAGCGGCTCACCGGAAGGCACTGCAAGGTCTCTCCCGCCTTCGATCTCCAGCGTCGGCGGCTGGTTGTCGGGCAGCTCCGGCGTGGACCCGGCGGCCCCGCCCGCACCGTAGTTGGCCTGAATGACCAGATTGTCGATGAAGTAGTCGCGCTTCAACGTACCGTAGGCGCGCTCGGTCTGCCCGTTGGCCGTCAGTGTCCAGACGAGCTCCTTGTCGCCGAAGTCGGCAGGGACACGGATACGGAAGATGAACCGGTTGCGCCGCGGGTGGAAGCGGGTCGGCTGCCCGTGGTCCGGGCCGCCCGGCTCGATGCTGTTGTCGGGACCGACCGGGACGTCGATCTCCTCCTCCCAGTTCCGGTTCATGTATCCGAAGACCAGGTTGAACGACCCGTCGTCGTTGCGCTCCCAGCCCTCGTAGGCGGGCGAGATGGTCTGGCCCGTCGCGTACAACTCCTGGGCGAGCCCCAACGAAGGAGCCGCGAGCAGCGCTGCCACCACCACCGCGATGCCGAAACGGGCGGTACCGTTCATGACGCGCCTCTCAGTTGCCGCCGCCAGCCGCGTCCGACCCGCCGTCCGAGCCGCAGGTGATGCAGCCGATGTCGCCGACGAGGTCACCGTCGTCGAGCGTCGACTCGCGCTCCGCGACCGCCTGCGCGAACTCCTCTTCGTCCAGGTAGATCGCCTGCATCAGGTTGATGAACATGTTGTCCACGGAGCGATGGCCCGAACCGGACCAGTTGCGCGGATCCGGGACGTTCGGATTCGTCGGCGAGTTGTCGAAGTACCCCTTCAGGTGGAGCACGGTGCCCTTCGGGAGCAGCGGCGCCGCATCGTCCTCGTACTTGTAGACACGCACCCAGTTGTGGTCGTAGCCAGCGCAGTTGAGCGTCCGCACGGTCGATCCCCAGATCGCGTCGAGACACATCCGGACGCCGGGCGCGTGCATGTGCGGCTCGAAGACGCTGATCTTCGCGTTCTCCGGCATGGTGAAGTACGCGTCCGCGCGCTGATTGGACTCCATCGGGCGGATGTCGAGGTCCGGGCCGTTGCCGAAGAAGAGGAGTTGCATCTCCTTGTCCGGCTCGTAGCCCCGCGGATGGAACTTGAAGCCCACGTCGATGTGGGCGCGCGTATCCGTCCCGTTCGCGTGCAGGTGCGTCGACGGAAACAGCACCGTGGTGCCGGCCTCGAGCAGCCGGCCGGCCTGCGCGTCGAACACGTCGGCGTTGCGCCCTACCTCGTGCACGGGCCAACTCACCACGTCGCTCGGCTCGGCGTCCGGTCCGAGGGTGTAGAGCGCCGAGTGATGCACGACGAACAACCCCCCCACGGTGTCCGACCGCACGCCGCGCTGCAGGTCGTTGCGCTCCTTGTATTCGATCGCCGCCACGTAGCGGTCCTCGGTCAGTCCGGTCTCGACCTCGCCCAGGCTGCCCCACCAGTCGGGCGCGTCGCCCGCGATCTCGAACGCCGGCGACGACACGATCAGATCGGGTTCGCCGATTTCCCATTCGTCCACGTCGATGAACGGCGGCGGCTCCGGCATGTCGGCCGGGTCGCCCTGCGGCGCCCCGTTGTCGGCCCAACGGCCAATCGTGGCGATCTCGTCGTCGCTCAGCGACCAGTCGTCCTTGAACCGCTGGATGCCGATGTTCTTCTCGATGTACCAGGGGGGCATGACGCCCGGCTGGTCCCGCAGCCCGGTCCGGTACTTGATGGCGCGCGCCCAGGGCCGCACCTCTTCGTAGGAGATGAGCGACATCGGCGCGAGCGAGCTCGGCCGATGGCACTTCTGGCAACTCCGTTGCAGAATCGGCGCGATGTCCCGGCTGAACGTCGGGTCGTCCGGAACCTCCCCGGCGGACGCGGGAATCGGCAACGCGAGCGCTATGATCGCGGCGGCGCCGCAGAGACCGACCAGCTTCGAAGTCGTCATGATGCGAATCCTCATACGTTTCCCGGAGCCTGAAGACCAAGCTCGATTATATCGCACGCGCCCCGGCCGGCGCCGCAGCGGACCGTGGCGCTTCGGATCAGCCTGTCCGCGGTCGGTACCGGCCACATGCAACCACACTCCTTTCCTTCGGCTGGAACTTGCGTTCGTGGTGCGATAGCATGCCGGTCACGCCATGAACAAGCGCTTTCATGCGCTCGCGCCGGCACTCTGCGCCCTGTTGACCGCGACGGACGCACCGGCGCTGACCGCGGGTGGCATCCACGCCGCTCCCGTTCGGCCCCGCGCCGCGCCGGTCTCGGTCGAGCTTTCGGCGCAGCAGGCTTCCGGCGGCGCGGCCCTGGCCGATCGGCGGCTCGCGGACGCGGCGCAGCGCCGGGAGGTCGAGGCGGTGCGGGCGCTGCTCGACGAAGGGATCGACGTCGACGCGCCCCAGGCCGATGGAGCCACGGCGCTGGCGTGGGCGGTCCACTGGGACGATCTCGCGACGGCCGGTCTGCTGTTGGCCGCCGGCGCCGATGCGAACGCCGCGAACGACCTCGGCGTCACGCCGCTGATGCTCGCCAGCCAGAACGCCAGCGTGCCGATGGTGGAGCTGCTCGTGCGGGCCGGGGCGGATCCGAACGCGGCCCGCCCGGCGGGCGGGACCGCGCTGATGATGGCCGCGCGCTCGGGCGACGCGACCGTGCTGCGGCGGCTGCTCGCGGCCGGAGCCGACGTCGACGCGGCGACGAGGAGCGGGCATACCGCATTGATGTGGGCGGTTGCCGAACGGCACCCCCGCGCGGTGGCGCTGCTGGCGGAGGTCGGGGCCGACGTGCAGGCGCGCACCGCGGTGCATACGCCGCGGGCCCGGACGATCGTCCGCGAGGCGAAGGTGTTGAGCCGGTTCGAAGCCGTCAACCCCGCCGTGCTCCCGCGGGACGGGGACCGGGATCCCCCGCGGCCGGAGGGCGGATTCACGCCGCTGCTCTACGCGGTCCTGGCCGGTGACGCGCCGACCGTGCGCGTGCTGCTGTCCGCCGGTGCGGACGTCGACGATGCCGGACCCGACGGCGTCACCGCGCTGATGCTGGCCCTGGTGAAGCGCCACGAGGAGTTGGCCCTTCTCCTGGTCGCCGCGGGCGCGGATCCGCATCCGGCCGATGCCGGCTTCACGGCGTTGCATCTGGCCAGCGCCACCGGCAGCTTGGCCGTGGCCGAGGCGTTGCTCGCCCGCGGCGCGGATCCGGATGTCCGCCTCGAACGCCCGCAGCGTCTCACCAACTCGTTCGAGATCGGCGTCTTCACGTCTCCCGGCTCGGGACGGCTGACCCAGATCGGCTCCACGCCGCTCATCGTGGCCGCCAAGTCCGCGGACGGCCGGATGATGCGCCTGCTGGCCGCGGCGGGGGCGGACCCGCACCTGACGACCGATGACGGATCGAACGCCCTGATGCTCGCGGCCGGGCTCGGCAAGCGCGCCGCGACCGACATCACCTACTAC contains the following coding sequences:
- a CDS encoding class I SAM-dependent methyltransferase; translated protein: MADDTSHSVRRHLRVAIDAYDATIRQFIPGYEEMLHVAARELVRVASGLVLDLGGGTGALAEAILESGASGTVELIDVDREMLARARTRLEPYAGRVRFTETSFLAALPRCSGAAASLALHHVPTLEAKRALYRRIHDALDPGGVFVNADATMPADPAAGEAIWSAWADHMVRQGITRERAFRHFEEWAEEDTYFPLEDELAAVASAGFDAECVWREVGMTVVVGRKSG
- a CDS encoding cytochrome c codes for the protein MKTHRLVLAAVASILAGGALPATAQTAGSNDVTFARDIAPILQRSCQACHRSGSMAPMSLVTYQEVRPWARAIREKVAERSMPPWHIDKTVGIRDFANDISLSDAEIAAVVRWVDAGAPLGNPDDLPPPIEWPADDIWRLAAEYEELGEPDLVVRSTPWTQPAEGQDQWYQPVVETGLTEDRWVKALEVRPSLEGRPIVHHAVTYLMQEESPEDFEAAVDVPGTGSYFTEFAVGKIGDVFRDNTGKLLKAGSRIRYDLHYHSVGEEITDSTELGIWLYPKGYVPKYRVYAQAMGVRQAMQTLDIPPGQVTEHEAFVPLRFPARLENFQPHMHIRGKSMAMEAIYPNGRTEMLNYVDKFDFNWHVNYVYADHSAPILPAGTVIKITAWHDNSTGNRANPDPTQWVGWGQRSYDDMYHAHVNVVYLTDEDYEQIVAERTAATDND
- a CDS encoding DUF1592 domain-containing protein, with protein sequence MHGYFGADLAAISRVRRPVLAIFRRLSVSAAVVALAVLFVAPPAAHAAGQPPEVPAEASATHAAGSAEYRAVLDRYCTTCHNDRLRTAGLTLESLDMVHVGEGAEVWEKVIRKLRAREMPPPRRPRPDDATYGGFVEWIEAGLDRDAAADLNPGTETVHRLNRTEYTNAIRDLLALEIDGRELLPADDLSYGFDNIADVLSLSPALLERYMLAAGKIAETAVGDPSIRSTTAVYTTSPVLMQHARMSEMHPFGSRGGFATRHYFPVDGEYEIRVTLERTHGDAIKGLQRRNTLEVRLDRARVARFEIGADGQREAWNAVFNLTPYERNADSDLRFRMPVQAGMREVALSFLRRSALPEGVLEPVSAAETYHYAGDRDAPMAVWIVEIEGPFNGATAAVDAATPSRERIFTCAPDNASAEPACAEEILATLARRAFRRPVTDDDVAALMAFYDVGHAKGGFESGVEFALRAILVDPEFLFRIEQDPAAAAPGEPYRISDLELASRLSFFLWSSIPDDELLDAAARGVLRDEGVLGAQVRRMLADPKADALVDNFAGQWLFLRNMRSVKPDPVAFPEFDGNLREAFTRETELWFESQIKEDRSVIEVLTSDYTFANERLAKHYGIPDVEGNHFRRVTLPDERRRGILGQGSVLTATSYANRTSPVKRGVWVLENLLGAPPPPPPADVPGLEDSDSVADPSDPESRPRSVRERMERHRTDPVCASCHVRMDPLGFALEGFDAIGGYRELPLEQTSGTLPSGRELNGPASVREMLLANREEFVGTVTEKLLTYGLGRGVEYYDLPWIRRIVRQAEADDYRWSSLILGIVESTPFQMRKAREQ